GGCAGGCTTGCCCTCCAAGGTATAACGGACCCACACCATCAGCTCGGTACCCGCTTCATTTTTGCCGGTTAGCACCCAGTAGATCTCATTCTCATTCCAGACGGATTTCTGGGCCTTGGTAACCTCTGTTAGCCCGGCACGCGCCTGGGCCAGCTCCTTGGCCTCACTCCGCTCGTTCCACTGATCCTTCATAATGTAGGCATAGAACTGGCTTAGTCCGAACAGAAGGAGCAGCACCACGGTAATCCCCAGCCAGATCCATTTTCTCCTCTTCTTCTTCACCACGCTGCTTCCTTTCCCGTTCCCCTGAGTTACCGTTTAAGCAGGCTCTCGAACGTCTCCTGTGCTTTGTGACGGATGGCTTCTTCATCAAGTGTCAGGCATTGTCCATGCTTCACAACCTGCTGGCCGTTCACCCATACATGCTCCACATCCTTGGCGCTGGCCGAATATACAGCATGGGAGAGCAGATCGGTATGCGGCAGCATATGCGGCTGGTCAATATCAAGCGCGATGAAGTCAGCCTTCATCCCTGCTGCAAGGCGGCCTACACCGCTTAGGAAAATAGACTGCGCTCCGTACTCCGTAGCCATCAGAAGCGCCTCAGGAGCCGGTACCGCTGTTGGATCACCGCTTACGCCCTTGTGGATCAGCGCAGCCAGCCTCATCTCTTCGAACATATCCAGATTGTTGTTGCTTGCCGCGCTGTCCGTACCCAGGGAGACCTTAACCCCGGCTCTCAGCAGCTCCGGAACACGGGCAACACCGCTGGCCAGCTTCAGGTTACTGCCGGGGTTATGCGACACGCCAACGTTATGGCGGGCCAGAATCCCGATTTCCTCATCGTTCAGATGAACCCCGTGGGCAATAAGCGAAGGACGGGTAAACATCCCCAGCTTCTCCAGATGTGCGACCGGACGAAGGCCGTAGTCGGCCACGTTCTGCTCCACTTCATGGCGCGTCTCGGACATATGGGTATGCATCGGCAGATCCAGATCATGGGCAGCCTGCACAAACTTCATGAAAAACTCTGGAGGACAGGTGTACGGGGCGTGCGGCGAGAGCATGGTCGTAATTCTGCCGTCAGCCTTGCCATGCCAGTTACGGGCAAAAGCAATCGCCTCAGCGAGCTTGGATTGCTGTACATCTTCCGGGCACAGCCCAATTACGCCGCGCATCAGCACAGCACGAATACCGGACTGCTCGGTCACTTCCGCTACCCGGTCCATATGATCATACATATCGAGGAAGGTTGTTGTGCCGCCCTTCAGCATTTCCAGCACGGACAAAGAAGTTCCCCAATATACATCATCACCAGTGAATTTCTCTTCCATCGGCCACATCTTCTCTTGCAGCCAAGTCTGAAGCACCATATCGTCGCCGTATCCGCGCAGCAGTGACATGGCAGTATGTCCATGGGTATTGACCAGACCCGGCATGAACAGCAGACGGCTGCCGTCTACGACCTGAGCGCCATCCTCCACTGCCGGCTCAGCTTCACCTATGTAAGTAATCAGGTCATCATCCAGGGTCATATACCCGCTCAGCACTGGCTTATCGCTGCCGGGAACCAGAAAGTGCCCATTCTTGATTATCGTGATCTTACTGCTCATCTTCAGCCGCATCCTTTCCATCATGCAAATAATAGGCCAGGCTCTGCAGATCTGTAGTGAAATCAGCGGCGTGAATCCGGATATTGGCAGGCGTCTTGAGAATAACCGGTGCGAAGTTCAGAATCGCCTCAATGCCGGAATCCACAAGAATATCGGCTACATTCTGGGCTTCGCTGTCGGGCACAGTAATGATCCCGATCCGGATTCCCTGCGAGCGGATTGTACTGCTTAGCTCCTCCATCGGCTGCACAACCAGCGAGTTGATCTGCTGGCCCACCTTCGGCGGATAGGCATCGAAGATGGCAGTGATCTTCATCGTATCCTTCAAGTAAGCGTTGTAGTTAGACAAGGCATGACCGAGATTACCGGCTCCAACCAGTGCAACATTAATTTGCTGGTCAAGCTTCAGGATGTGACGAATCTTCTCAATCAGATAGGACACATCGTAGCCGATGCCTTTTCTGCCGAAATCACCGAAATAAGCCAGATCCTTGCGGATCTGGGCGGGGTTCAGATCTAGCTTTTGGCCAAGCTCCTGAGAAGAGACTGTGGAGATTTCACGTTTTTGGAGATCGTTCAGGAACCGCAGGTACACTGGAAGTCTGCGAACGACGGCCTCCGATATTTTATCCGATTTCATGTATTCTCCTCCTTAAAAGTTTTGTTAGACCCGTACAATTATAGCAACCGTACCCCGCCGCCTGCCGGAGTGGCAGAGGAGGCGGGAACGGATCATCAGGTTAATCATGACTTATTAATAATAGCAATAGCGGATGAATTAGGAAACCCCACCGTCTTCCAGCCATTCGGCGATTCTCGGAACCATCTGCTCGGTGAGCATATGCTCCATCTTGGGACCGGGGAGCGAGTACAGGAAGTACTTCCCGTAATAGGATTCAATCACTCTGGTGTCATAGACAATCACGATCCCCCGGTCCTTCGCCGTACGGACCAGCCGCCCGAAGCCCTGCTTGAAGCGGATAACGGCCTGCGGCACGGACAGCTTCATGAACGGGTTCTTCTTCTGTGCCTGAAGCAGCTCCGACTTCGCCTCAGCCAGCGGGTGATTCGGCGGCTGGAACGGCAGTCTGACAATCGCCAGGCAGGTCAATGCTTCTCCAGGAATATCAACCCCTTCCCAGAAACTGCTGGTACCAAGCAGGACGGAGGCCGGGGTGTCCTGGAAGCGGCGGATCAGCTTGCTCCGGCTGCCGCCCTCCACGCCTTGTCCCAGCACCGCGATATCCTGCGAGGCAAGTGCCTCCTTCAGCGGATCGTAGACCTGGCGCAGCATTTTGTAGGAGGTGAACAGCACCAGCATCCGTCCCCGTGTAGCTACAGCCGTCTCAGCAAGGGAGTGGACTAGCGTGTCCACGAATCGGGCATCCCCTATACTTCCCTTAACGCTCGGGAAGTCGCGGGGAATGACCAGCAGTGCCTGCTCACGGTACTTGAACGGCGACGGAAGCAGCGCAGTCATCAGACGCCCTTGCTCCGCAGCCTCACCAAGGCCCAGGTTATCCATCATGAACTGGAAGGATTTATCCACCGATAAGGTGGCCGAGGTCAGGATAATGCTCTTCTTCTTGTCGAAGAACAGCTCCCTGAGCTGGGTGCTGACATCTACGGGAACGGCATACATTTGCAGCGACTTGCCCTTATAATTGCCGCTTCCCTCCAGCCAATACACAATATTCTCATCATTCAGGCTCATGAAGAAGCGAATCTGCTCTCTAATGGATGCCAGGTCCTTGAACAAGCCGCCTATATCCGTCACAAGACTGTCCGAGGAGGACTGGCTGTCCGTGTCACGCATCTCACTGAGCATCTTGTCACCCTTGCGGATGATATCGCTCAGACTGAGGTTCAGTGTATTCTCAAGGGCAGCCAGCTCCTCCCAATCCTTGGGCTTCTTGCCCGGCTGCAGGCGCGCTACCAGCTGGCCTGCTTCACCGGCCCCGGCGTCACTGCGCTCGGGCAGCAGGCTAAAGAGCCTGTCGCTGAGCGCATCCCAGGATTCCTTCACGGTCAGCAGATCTGGATAGATCCTGTCGATCACGCCGCTCCATTCGGAAGCCTGCTCACTGCCGGAAGACTGCAGGCTCTGGCGGAGGGCAGGCAGCTGCCCGCTCCGGCTATCTTTGTAGAGACGGGTTAAGGTATGGGCGAATGTGAAATATTTCATCTGCATGCCAAGATGCTTGCCGGCAATATCCTCCAGATGATGAGCTTCGTCAATGACAAGATGCTCGTAGGCCGGAAGAAGCTGATGCCCGGCTTTGACATCTGCGAACAGCTTGGAGTGATTGGTGACCACCACATCGGAGATCCCCGCTTCATGCTTGGCCCGGTGGTAATAGCATTTGCGGAACCAGGGACAGGCGCGTCCCAGACAGGAGTCGGTATCACTGGCTACAGTCTCCCAGAAATCGCCGCCCCGTCCGCTTAAGTTAAGCTCCTCATCATCCCCGGTTGTCGTCTGGGTTAGCCAGACAAGCATTTGCGCAGCGGTAATTGCTTCTTCCCTTGGACTCGTAAAGTCCTTTTTGTTCATTCTATGTTCGAATTTGCGCAGACACAAATAGTGCCCTCTTCCCTTAAAGATGGAAGCCTTGAACGGGAACGGCACAACGCTGGTTAAGAGCGGAATATCCCGCTCCCGCAGCTGGTCCTGAAGGTTAATGGTATGGGTGCTGACCATCACCTTCTGATCACTCTTCACACTGTGGTAGATCGCCGGAAGCAGATAACCCAGCGATTTGCCGGTGCCTGTTCCCGCTTCAATCAGCAGATGCTTATCCTGCTCAAGCGCTGTAATGACCTCATGGATCATCAGCTCCTGGGCTTCACGGCTCTCATACTGGGGAAGCGCAGCCTTCAGCCGCTTGGTTACCTCATCCATATATTCCTCAAAGGTAATATTCTCCAGCGGATTGACGCTTCCTTCCTCCCGGGGCGTAGCCAGCTCTGCCCAATCCCCCACCGCCAGCGCAAGCTGACGGTAGAAGCTCAGCTCACCTTCCGGCTGGAAGGTCTCCATCTCCCGCTCCCGCAGCAGACCGTCGAAATACCAGGCCATATCACTGTCTTCGTCCGCGAACAGCTCATTCAGGCGCTGAATGGTCAGCAGCGGCAGACTGTGCAGCTCTTCCAGACATTTGAGCAGCACAATAGCCGTGGCAAGCGCATCGCTGTCCGCCTGATGGGGACGGTCATGCGTAATGCCGAAGTGGCTGCTTACCGCGCCTAACTGATAGGTGCTCAGCGAGGGAAAGCATATTTTGAGAAAATCGATCGTATCCAGAATCCGCCCCTGAAACGGCAGATAGCCGCAGCGGTCCAGCGCATTCTGCAAAAAATGAAAATCAAACGCAACATTGTGTCCGACGAGGACCACATCATCCAGCAGCGGCACCAGCTCCATCATCATCTCATCGAGCTCCGGCGCATCCTGTACATCACTGTCTGTAATTCCGGTCAGGCCCGTAATAAAAGGAGGGATTGGCGCTCCGGGCTTGACGTAGGAACCATACACCCGGGAGATCGTCCCGTCTTCTTCTATAATGGCAAGGCCAACCTGGATGATCTCTCCCACAGATTGGGTTCCCGTAGTTTCAAAATCAAGCACGGCAAATTTCATTATAAGTTCTATTCCCTTTCACTTGAGACTCTTTATCAGCATAACAGAAGTTACGAAAAAAGGCGATGCACACCCCCGGGAAGTGGGGCGCATCGCCTAAAGAAACCGAGGATAAGTTATAAAAGCGAAACCAGCTGATGGCCGAACTCCAGCTTCCCGCCCCGCCTGCGGCACACCTCCAGATTAACGCTCGGCTCCGGCAGATCAGGGTCATGCAGCAGCGACAGGCTGAACAGCTCACTGGCTTCTTTAAAACGTTCCTGGGAAGCCCGGATACAGCCCAGCGCATTATAGATCATCGCCTTCAGC
This genomic interval from Paenibacillus sp. FSL H8-0332 contains the following:
- a CDS encoding DUF5590 domain-containing protein, which translates into the protein MKKKRRKWIWLGITVVLLLLFGLSQFYAYIMKDQWNERSEAKELAQARAGLTEVTKAQKSVWNENEIYWVLTGKNEAGTELMVWVRYTLEGKPAGGDNGLYAEELSKGTSEEKMRGIITAQLPDITIERLLPGVYNGEYAWQLFYKKDGRFYYNFYRFKDGSAIGEGYSLPNR
- a CDS encoding amidohydrolase, with the translated sequence MSSKITIIKNGHFLVPGSDKPVLSGYMTLDDDLITYIGEAEPAVEDGAQVVDGSRLLFMPGLVNTHGHTAMSLLRGYGDDMVLQTWLQEKMWPMEEKFTGDDVYWGTSLSVLEMLKGGTTTFLDMYDHMDRVAEVTEQSGIRAVLMRGVIGLCPEDVQQSKLAEAIAFARNWHGKADGRITTMLSPHAPYTCPPEFFMKFVQAAHDLDLPMHTHMSETRHEVEQNVADYGLRPVAHLEKLGMFTRPSLIAHGVHLNDEEIGILARHNVGVSHNPGSNLKLASGVARVPELLRAGVKVSLGTDSAASNNNLDMFEEMRLAALIHKGVSGDPTAVPAPEALLMATEYGAQSIFLSGVGRLAAGMKADFIALDIDQPHMLPHTDLLSHAVYSASAKDVEHVWVNGQQVVKHGQCLTLDEEAIRHKAQETFESLLKR
- a CDS encoding redox-sensing transcriptional repressor Rex yields the protein MKSDKISEAVVRRLPVYLRFLNDLQKREISTVSSQELGQKLDLNPAQIRKDLAYFGDFGRKGIGYDVSYLIEKIRHILKLDQQINVALVGAGNLGHALSNYNAYLKDTMKITAIFDAYPPKVGQQINSLVVQPMEELSSTIRSQGIRIGIITVPDSEAQNVADILVDSGIEAILNFAPVILKTPANIRIHAADFTTDLQSLAYYLHDGKDAAEDEQ
- the dinG gene encoding ATP-dependent DNA helicase DinG, with product MKFAVLDFETTGTQSVGEIIQVGLAIIEEDGTISRVYGSYVKPGAPIPPFITGLTGITDSDVQDAPELDEMMMELVPLLDDVVLVGHNVAFDFHFLQNALDRCGYLPFQGRILDTIDFLKICFPSLSTYQLGAVSSHFGITHDRPHQADSDALATAIVLLKCLEELHSLPLLTIQRLNELFADEDSDMAWYFDGLLREREMETFQPEGELSFYRQLALAVGDWAELATPREEGSVNPLENITFEEYMDEVTKRLKAALPQYESREAQELMIHEVITALEQDKHLLIEAGTGTGKSLGYLLPAIYHSVKSDQKVMVSTHTINLQDQLRERDIPLLTSVVPFPFKASIFKGRGHYLCLRKFEHRMNKKDFTSPREEAITAAQMLVWLTQTTTGDDEELNLSGRGGDFWETVASDTDSCLGRACPWFRKCYYHRAKHEAGISDVVVTNHSKLFADVKAGHQLLPAYEHLVIDEAHHLEDIAGKHLGMQMKYFTFAHTLTRLYKDSRSGQLPALRQSLQSSGSEQASEWSGVIDRIYPDLLTVKESWDALSDRLFSLLPERSDAGAGEAGQLVARLQPGKKPKDWEELAALENTLNLSLSDIIRKGDKMLSEMRDTDSQSSSDSLVTDIGGLFKDLASIREQIRFFMSLNDENIVYWLEGSGNYKGKSLQMYAVPVDVSTQLRELFFDKKKSIILTSATLSVDKSFQFMMDNLGLGEAAEQGRLMTALLPSPFKYREQALLVIPRDFPSVKGSIGDARFVDTLVHSLAETAVATRGRMLVLFTSYKMLRQVYDPLKEALASQDIAVLGQGVEGGSRSKLIRRFQDTPASVLLGTSSFWEGVDIPGEALTCLAIVRLPFQPPNHPLAEAKSELLQAQKKNPFMKLSVPQAVIRFKQGFGRLVRTAKDRGIVIVYDTRVIESYYGKYFLYSLPGPKMEHMLTEQMVPRIAEWLEDGGVS